gtggttaccacctgcagaaccactcctttattgggggtgtcttgctaattgcctatcatttccacctgttgtctattccatttgcacaacagcatgtgaaatttattgtcaatcagtgttgcttcctaagtggccagtttgatttcacagaagtgtgattgacttggagttacattgtgttgtttaagtgttccctttatttttttgagcagtgtatatatattacaAACACTTGAATTTTTCGATAGATTTTTAATCACCATAGATGCGGTAAACAGACGCACATCCAAAAAATCCGTCATGATGTATGTATGTGTTACTTAAGTCCGATTTAGATATATTTATCTGTTTTTACGTTAgaagttgtcccttttcaggtttagaagtgACTTCTAAATGCTAACTCCCTTTCAGAAAAACtggttagcatagctagcatacagaaatcgGTAGTGGTAGGTAATCAGTCGTTTTTAAccgtaatgcagttgattggtgacaATGACATGAACATGTGTTGGGGTTAACATCTATACAAACATTATACTCCgatttttacctcaacatagtgtgatatacacataaacaatatcctAAATGTAGACTAATGTTGGTAGGGGGCAATGAGAAGATTCGGGATCTTTCCCTCACTGCTCTTCCCCCATGCGTTTCCATGTCAATTCCATTGTTTTGTTCGATTGACCTCTTTGCGCTGGAGTCACTTTTTTCCACAGTCTCACACACCTTCCTTTTAAAGCCCCAAACCCTAGCAGTAGTGAGGATGTTTCTCAACACAACATGCCCAGGTGCAGGGACTATCCAAGTGTTCCATGGGAAAGCCAACGACCCTGATATTGCCAGTATTCTAGTTCATGGAGTGAGCAGCCAAGCTTCTATTTCTGTGAGTAGAGGCCTAAATAAACAGAGACATCCATAGTGAGTTTTAAGCTAACTAAACTCAGGttttcattttacagatgtaggatcttaatttgatcacgaTTTTGTTGCTGGGAATTTTTACTGCATAACAGGAAatgtaaacttgtagtgtattcatgGTTTAAAAAGACTTCTAAAGTTTCTAATTTCCAGACTTgttttgccctaacaaaaaaatgtatcaaccgctACAGAAAATgtacattcattataatccacataataattcaaatttcctgttgctgcaggattgttttcctgctgtagcaaactggctaaaattaagatcatacatctgtaGATACATTTAACATGGTAGAGATCATCAACACATTAATTCATGGAATTGGTATGGTCACATTTGTTTCTGTATTTCCTACAGGGCGGATTAGTGATCAACCCACCACCTAAGACCATCTACCAACAGAGGTTACATCAGCTCCGTGAAGCTGGGTATTCCACCAATCAAAAAGCCCCCCTGGGCAGGTCACATGATCAGAGCCCTGGGCTTCCAAATTGGTTCGACACCGACACCGGCAAAGCCACATTTGCTGTGAAATCCCCCCAAAGTGAGTCAGACAATAAAGAAAGGCACTAGAAGCTACAATGAGTCGCCATGAACATTCATATTATGTCTGAAAGACATATCCACAAGCCTTCATGTACAAGTGTGTTCCTTCTTATCCAGCTGCAGGTGCGATTATCAACCCACCTAAAAGCGTGGAGCAGGTGGAGACAGAGGCTCAGGAGGGACACCAGTCTTATATCTGCTCCCACAATGCCTACTTTCTCGGTGAGTATTGTGGACATGTGTCTCTCTTTGGTTCTGACAGTGTTCAAAGGGACTTCATTTAGGCTTGGAAGTAATTTATATGCTATTCAATATGTTGTTTTACACATTGATTTAACACCCATAATTTTCAGACACATTTCTGTAGAAACACCATAGCCAGTGGTTAATCACACCTGTCGATATTTCTCTGTTTGATTTTAGCCAGGGTAAATCCATCATAACTGTGTTGCGTCCCAGGTGAACAGGTTGATAGGAAATACAAGTGGAGTCGTTATGGAAAGGACGGCAGGTTCGGAGTGCCTACTCCCCACCACAACGATGGACGCAGTGTCTCCAAATCTCTCCACTGATTGTGTGATACTCAGAAGTAAGCACTTATCCTACCTTACATTTATTCAAAACACCTGACTTCTCATCACCATTCAATGTCACACAATGCATTGCCAATAGTCATGACATCAAATGTTGATTTGTGTACTGCTATTTTTCCCATAGGCATAACAGTGCAAATTTGTTTCTCAGAGATGTGATGACAGGGAAAGGATACAGCCACAGATTGGCAAAGTGCATGACCTGTAAGTCTATCACATTAACTCTTTAATGCAGATCTAGTTAAATGCCTGTTCAGTATACGTTCCAGACATATGTATTTCACAACTCATGCCCAGCTTCTACAGTAGCTTTAATTCCTCTATTCCCAGCCTTTTACAGCATAGCAGACACGTTGAAAGTGCCAGCAGGTCATACATTTGGAATCTTGATGCGGCCAGATGACTTTGGTGAGTCAAATTGTTATTAATAAAAGGACACATTTTCATAAAAGGACACATATTGAGTTTTCTATTACAATGCCAGTATGAAATTGGTAAAAATGGGTCAAGCTATAATGTAGTCTAGAGGGGTGAACAAAATGTAAGCCTTCTGTTATTGTTTGAAGATGAAGAATGGTTTAACTTTCTCCACAGGTGCGGGTGACCTTCTCCACTCCACCCCTCCAGCAGAGTACCAGAAAGGCACAGAGTACCAGAAAAGCACCTCAAGAAGGTCAACTTCCACAACTTTAACTCCCTGCTGCAGGCCTTCGGGCACAACGACAAggttacatacagtgcatttggaaagtattaataccccttgactttttccacattttgttacgttacagccttattctaaaatggatttttttttaaaaaatcaATCTACACTACACACAATCtacactcatcaatctacacacaataccccataatgacaaagcaaaaacagtttttttgacatttattacaaataaaaaacagaaataccttatttacataagtatccatactctttgctatgagactcgaaattgaggtcgggtgcatcctgtttccattgatcatccttgagatgtttctacaacttgattggagtccacctgtggtaaattaaattgattggacgtgatttgaaaaggcacacacctgtctatataaggtcccacagttgacagtgcatgtcagagcaaaaaccaagccatgaggtcgaaggaattgtccgtagagctccgagacaggatggtgtcgaggcacagatctggggaaggctaccaaaacatgtctgcagcattggagATCCCCataaacacagtggcctccatcattcttaaatggaagaagtgtggaaccaccaagactcttcctagagctggctgcccggccataCTGAgttatcgggggagaagggccttgttcaaggaggtgaccaagaacccgatggtcactctgacagagctccagagttcctctgtggagctgggaaaccttccagaaggacaactatctctgcagcactccaccaatcaggcctttatggttgtagccagatggaagccacttctcagtaaaaggcacatgacagcccgcttggagtttgcgaaaAGGCAACTAAGACCATggaaaacaaaattctctggtctgatgaaaccaagattgaactgaatgccaagcgtcacatctagaGGAAAAGTGGCatcatccttacggtgaagcatggtggtggcagcatcatgctgtggggatgtttttcagcagcagggactgggggactattcaggatagagggaaagatgaacggagtaaagtacagagagatccttgatgaaaacctgctccagagctcttaggacctcagactggggcaaaggttcaccttccaacaggacaatgaccctaagcacacagccaagacaacgcaggagtggcttcgggacaagtctctgaatgtccctcagttgcccagacagagcccggacttgaacccgatcgaacatctctggagagacctgaaaatagctgtgcagcgacgctccccatccaacctaacagagcttgagaggatctgcagagaagaatgggagaaactccccaaatacagttggcCAAGCTTgtactgtagtgtcatacccaagaagactcaaggctgtaatcgctgccaaaggtgcttcaacaaagtactaggaaagggtctgaatacttatgtaaatgtataattttaatacatttgcgaaaatgtctaaaaacctgtttttgctttgtcattatggggtattgtgtgtagattgatgagggaaaacaactatttaatccattttagaataaggctgtaacgtaacaatgtgggaaAAATAAAGttgtctgaatgcactgtatatacaattcTACTGTATTAACCTGATAATATCACAGAATTTCTAAACCCCAGGACCAACATCGCAATACTTCCGGGAAAGCTTTGCGAAGCAGACTTGACCGACCAGACATGGGTTTGGGGTTTGCAAGTCAATGGGATAAGTGAAAAATTCTTCCATAGTTGTTAATTTTCCttaaatctaaaggcacaacctagattcaaGCCAATGTCTGAAGTAGCTGagcatgttattactccaacgttgtgaaagtgacaaactgacacatttTCATCAAAAACAACTTAAAatcgaaggagtgcctttgatttgattgCCTGCACATGTGCAGTTTGGCGTGAGACTGCCGTTAGAGCTGATGACATGTTTCTGCACATGAGCTTAGCTAAccaacgtcgccatgacatcgcctacaagcatttctattggagaagcagtttcttgatatcttcatactgtactgtctttgataATATTAAGTTAGTTTGagattgttcagtgtgtgtgtgtgtgtgtgtgtgtgtgtgtgtgtgtgtgtgtgtgtgtgtgtgtgactctacaGAAGGGTCAGGGTGTGATTGACGAGGAGGACCTGCAGGACGTGTGTCATCAGTTTAACCTGGACCTGAGTGGGCCGGTGCTGGATGACTTGATGGAGTACTGGGACATGGACAAAGATGGACTCATCAACTTTCAGGAGTTTGCCAATTTCCTCAACTGGAAGGACAAAATGCCCATCAGTAAAGTGGAGCAGCGCATTCTGACCAGTGGTCAGTTACAGTGTCTaagcatagaaatataattactagaatgctcattcccattcaagtcaaccaTCTGTGATTGGTGTACTGGCGGTAATTCTATTCCCTTTTGATTGACAACTCTACCTCACAGTGTAAGACCAGCACAGTCCCAGATAACATGCAGAGAGAGGCTCTCGCTTTGAGACCTGCAGCCTCAGAGGCTTTGGCCAGACCGGAGGACCTGGAACCTGCAGAGGTGGGCAGCATGCTGAAGAATAGATATTTAGGTGAAAGATGCATGAAAAATTTGATATCATTCCCACACTTCTCAAAAACAATTCAGGGAGGGAAAATTCTCTGAGATTCAGCACACGATTTCTCACATTTGTATCTTAGCATTACAATGGACTGGTAGTCCTTTTCCCCCTGATTCTCTACATTGTGTGAATCTCACTGTATAATTATGATATCTTTCCACATAGACTATCATATGTATGGGACTCCCACAGTGCGCACCGACCTGGTGGCCCCGCAGATCAAGCGCGTCAGCGACAGCACTAACTACAGTGACCAGACCACAGCCTTTGACCTCCTGTATCCTACGCTGTACTCCCTAAGGGGAGTCCACAAGGAGCACTTCTTCTGTCCCCGCACCAAAGAGGAGGTACAGAATACCAATGAACCCACTGAAGAatcaagagaaagaaagaaagatatgGTCTAGtagattttatagaatagcactGGGACATACAGTACCATGTGGGATTTTGTTACAGCATTCATAATGTAGGAAAAACGTTGTTTCAAAAATATAATTGGTATGAACAATTCTGCCATTGGAGAAGTGATTGACACAAAATGTTATTGAAATAGGACGGAGCTTGAGCAAATCATTTGTCAAAGAGATCTTCTGATTCTTATTTCCGCCTCCATTTCCTTTTCAGATCACTGACATATTCCGAAATGTGGGCGTGAGTATTTCCGAGGAGACATTTGCG
The sequence above is drawn from the Salmo salar chromosome ssa05, Ssal_v3.1, whole genome shotgun sequence genome and encodes:
- the LOC106605249 gene encoding LOW QUALITY PROTEIN: EF-hand domain-containing family member B (The sequence of the model RefSeq protein was modified relative to this genomic sequence to represent the inferred CDS: inserted 2 bases in 2 codons; substituted 1 base at 1 genomic stop codon), yielding MHFGSLPQTLAVVRMFLNTTCPGAGTIQVFHGKANDPDIASILVHGVSSQASISGGLVINPPPKTIYQQRLHQLREAGYSTNQKAPLGRSHDQSPGLPNWFDTDTGKATFAVKSPQTAGAIINPPKSVEQVETEAQEGHQSYICSHNAYFLGEQVDRKYKWSRYGKDGRFGVPTPHHNDGRSVSKSLHXLCDTQKHNSXKFVSQRCDDRERIQPQIGKVHDLIADTLKVPAGHTFGILMRPDDFGAGDLLHSTPPAEYQKGTEYQKXHLKKVNFHNFNSLLQAFGHNDKKGQGVIDEEDLQDVCHQFNLDLSGPVLDDLMEYWDMDKDGLINFQEFANFLNWKDKMPISKVEQRILTSDYHMYGTPTVRTDLVAPQIKRVSDSTNYSDQTTAFDLLYPTLYSLRGVHKEHFFCPRTKEEITDIFRNVGVSISEETFAEAWKLASMRHPTGDMCVEIFRDVLKEIQAN